A stretch of the Desulfitobacterium chlororespirans DSM 11544 genome encodes the following:
- a CDS encoding C-GCAxxG-C-C family (seleno)protein — MSEEKDMSRRKFLKSGILAAGALAVGTSIFHTQVAEAAQLPEGEHCAPPSFPYPYVQLDPEKAKLDGYAGYGKSKCSYGAFEAVIGQLREKIGYPYTHVPTQVLGWGGTGGGGWGTLCGALIGAATAINYTMPKSDADKVVSELFGWYCDYAFPEFMPEAGKALEYEGPIEKSVAKSPLCHVSVSVWCDTSGLKAESKARSERCARITADVAAKAVELLNQFHSKNFKAVYKNEVVDDCMICHGKGHSLENTRGMMDCEQCHTDVDPNNLVDHIKRSWDLL; from the coding sequence ATGAGTGAAGAAAAAGATATGTCAAGAAGAAAGTTTTTAAAATCCGGTATTCTGGCGGCGGGAGCTTTAGCTGTTGGCACAAGCATCTTTCATACCCAAGTGGCGGAGGCTGCCCAATTGCCGGAAGGGGAGCATTGCGCACCACCAAGTTTTCCCTACCCTTATGTACAGCTGGACCCGGAAAAAGCCAAGTTGGACGGCTATGCCGGCTATGGCAAATCGAAATGTTCCTATGGTGCCTTTGAGGCGGTTATCGGTCAATTAAGAGAAAAGATCGGTTATCCCTACACCCATGTCCCTACTCAGGTTCTGGGCTGGGGCGGTACCGGCGGCGGAGGCTGGGGTACCCTGTGCGGCGCCCTGATCGGTGCGGCTACGGCCATTAACTACACCATGCCTAAGAGTGATGCGGATAAAGTGGTCAGCGAATTGTTCGGCTGGTATTGCGACTATGCTTTCCCTGAATTTATGCCGGAAGCAGGCAAGGCTTTGGAATATGAGGGGCCTATCGAAAAAAGTGTCGCCAAATCACCTCTCTGTCACGTTTCCGTGAGCGTGTGGTGTGATACCAGTGGTCTCAAGGCTGAGAGCAAGGCCAGAAGTGAGCGCTGCGCCCGCATTACGGCAGATGTAGCCGCTAAAGCCGTGGAGCTTTTAAATCAATTCCATAGCAAGAATTTCAAAGCCGTTTATAAGAATGAAGTGGTGGATGACTGCATGATCTGTCATGGTAAGGGACATTCTTTGGAAAATACCCGGGGCATGATGGACTGTGAACAATGTCATACCGATGTTGATCCCAATAATCTGGTCGATCATATTAAGCGAAGCTGGGATCTGCTGTAG
- the crcB gene encoding fluoride efflux transporter CrcB, whose product MASHILLVGMGGFFGAIFRYFFSKKLNGEKLPIGTLTVNLSGAFLLGAIIGANLSTATTLLLGTGFLGAFTTFSTLKLEMAQLQLKKEHRVFILYTTITYGGGIALAYLGYWLGSFFR is encoded by the coding sequence ATGGCATCACATATCCTTTTGGTTGGTATGGGCGGGTTCTTCGGAGCAATTTTTCGTTATTTCTTCAGCAAGAAATTAAATGGCGAAAAACTACCGATAGGCACGCTAACTGTAAATTTATCCGGAGCATTTCTTTTAGGAGCCATAATCGGGGCCAATCTAAGTACGGCAACAACACTCTTGCTGGGAACAGGTTTCTTAGGCGCATTTACTACTTTCTCGACACTAAAACTGGAAATGGCCCAGCTGCAATTAAAAAAGGAGCATCGAGTATTTATACTTTATACGACCATCACCTACGGTGGCGGAATTGCCCTTGCCTATTTAGGTTATTGGCTAGGCAGCTTTTTTCGTTGA
- the crcB gene encoding fluoride efflux transporter CrcB, with protein MIYLWIGIAGMLGAILRYLISVLLLADSLFPFATLTINLLGSFLLAWLTSHVFKKARLSPHLSTAIGTGFIGSFTTFSALSVETLRLFQDGNNFLGMVYVVMSLFGGLAMSHLGLNVSKEVQES; from the coding sequence ATGATTTACTTATGGATAGGTATCGCGGGAATGTTAGGGGCAATTCTCAGATATTTAATCAGCGTTTTATTACTTGCAGATAGTCTGTTTCCTTTTGCAACCTTAACCATAAATCTGTTGGGGAGCTTTCTCTTAGCCTGGCTGACAAGCCATGTATTCAAGAAAGCCCGCCTATCCCCACATCTTTCTACAGCAATAGGAACAGGGTTCATTGGTTCTTTTACAACCTTTTCCGCCCTGAGTGTCGAGACGCTCAGGTTATTTCAGGATGGAAATAACTTTTTAGGTATGGTTTACGTAGTAATGAGCCTCTTTGGGGGATTAGCAATGAGCCACTTAGGTTTAAATGTAAGTAAAGAGGTGCAGGAATCGTGA
- a CDS encoding LutC/YkgG family protein produces the protein MSDRQAFIANIAKKLGRPTPTSVEPIKLKFPLYRLDSQEERIDKFMKMYEAMGGKAVQASTAKEAALALREWFGESPQWLNPNSIVVWNELPTMARACLEELGWPARSYADLPAPERNAIMDKMELGITGADFGIAQSGSLVLKSSAKRGRAVSLVPIRHLAFIPASFLRDSLDQVLDELMGTDIPAAIEIISGPSRTSDIEMDLSIGVHGPVEVYCILMMD, from the coding sequence ATGAGTGATCGTCAAGCATTTATCGCCAATATCGCTAAAAAACTGGGACGTCCCACTCCAACCTCTGTAGAACCTATCAAGCTTAAATTCCCCCTCTACCGGCTGGACTCCCAAGAGGAACGGATTGATAAATTCATGAAAATGTATGAAGCCATGGGCGGTAAAGCCGTGCAAGCTTCTACCGCTAAAGAAGCGGCCCTGGCTTTGCGGGAGTGGTTCGGTGAAAGCCCTCAGTGGCTTAACCCCAACTCCATTGTGGTCTGGAATGAGCTCCCTACTATGGCCCGCGCCTGTTTGGAAGAGCTGGGCTGGCCGGCCCGTTCCTATGCTGACCTTCCTGCCCCGGAACGCAACGCCATCATGGATAAGATGGAGTTAGGCATTACCGGAGCCGACTTCGGCATAGCCCAATCCGGATCTCTCGTTTTGAAAAGCAGTGCCAAGCGGGGTCGGGCCGTCAGCCTGGTGCCCATTCGCCATCTGGCCTTTATCCCGGCCTCCTTCCTCAGGGACAGTCTCGACCAGGTCCTGGATGAACTTATGGGAACAGATATCCCGGCTGCTATTGAAATCATCTCCGGACCAAGCCGCACCTCAGACATTGAGATGGATCTTTCCATCGGTGTTCACGGTCCCGTGGAAGTTTATTGCATCCTTATGATGGATTAA
- a CDS encoding LutB/LldF family L-lactate oxidation iron-sulfur protein, with protein MSLDNHYDVDAALDKALKDDFLRKATRRATDRLRNNKLAITEELGNWEEWRQVGERIRNHVVENLDYYLDMLIENVEKNGGHVHLAKTPEDGVRIVQEIFQKHGFKSVIKSKSMITEEIHLNPALEKDGIEVVETDLAEYIIQIANEPPSHIIVPAMHKNRDQIAKLFEPIAGHPLDSDTPTLTKFAREQLREKFLTSKIGITGCNFAVADTGTITMVTNEGNGRMTSTLPEVQITMMGMERIVPSYKELSVLLNLLARSATGQRLSVYTTMITPPKQEGDLDGPKEWHLVILDHNRSEILGDEDFRSSLRCIRCGACFNVCPVYRQVGGHAYGSVYSGPIGVVITPLLEQNYEKWGHLPYYSSLCAACSEACPVRIPLQDLIVKHRDRKVLKGYTSGVEKKIFKYYGYYFSHPKTLSKFVHLGSKFQFILMRNGRIASGPPPLSNWTNSKTLPPVAKQMFRDQWPELEKELKTMQRGDQ; from the coding sequence ATGTCACTGGATAATCACTATGACGTTGATGCCGCTTTAGATAAAGCTCTTAAAGATGATTTTCTGCGCAAGGCAACCCGCCGGGCTACGGATAGGCTGAGAAACAATAAACTGGCTATTACAGAAGAGCTGGGGAACTGGGAAGAATGGCGCCAGGTGGGAGAAAGAATCCGTAACCACGTCGTTGAAAACCTGGATTACTACCTTGACATGCTCATTGAAAATGTAGAAAAGAACGGTGGCCACGTTCATCTGGCCAAAACGCCGGAAGATGGCGTAAGAATCGTTCAGGAGATTTTCCAAAAGCATGGCTTCAAATCAGTGATCAAATCCAAATCCATGATTACGGAAGAAATTCACCTTAACCCCGCCCTGGAGAAAGACGGTATTGAAGTTGTTGAGACTGATTTAGCGGAGTATATTATCCAGATCGCCAATGAACCCCCTTCACACATCATCGTTCCGGCCATGCATAAAAACCGCGACCAAATTGCCAAATTATTCGAGCCCATAGCCGGACATCCACTGGATTCAGATACCCCAACCCTGACCAAATTTGCCCGGGAACAGCTGCGGGAAAAATTCCTGACCAGTAAAATCGGGATAACCGGCTGTAACTTTGCCGTTGCGGATACAGGAACCATTACTATGGTTACCAATGAAGGAAACGGCCGGATGACCAGCACCTTGCCCGAGGTACAAATCACCATGATGGGGATGGAGCGGATTGTCCCTTCATATAAAGAGCTCAGCGTTCTTCTTAACCTGCTGGCCCGCAGCGCCACAGGACAGCGCCTCTCGGTCTACACCACGATGATTACACCTCCCAAGCAGGAAGGAGATCTCGACGGACCTAAGGAATGGCATTTGGTCATTCTTGATCACAATCGCTCGGAAATCTTAGGAGATGAGGATTTCCGCTCATCACTGCGCTGCATCCGCTGCGGAGCCTGCTTCAATGTCTGTCCCGTTTATCGCCAGGTTGGCGGACATGCTTACGGCTCTGTTTATTCAGGCCCCATCGGCGTCGTCATTACTCCCCTCTTGGAACAGAATTATGAGAAATGGGGACATCTCCCCTACTACTCCTCTCTCTGTGCGGCCTGCTCCGAAGCTTGCCCGGTACGGATTCCACTCCAGGATTTAATCGTCAAGCATCGGGACCGCAAGGTGCTCAAAGGCTATACTTCGGGTGTGGAAAAGAAGATATTCAAATACTATGGCTATTACTTCTCCCACCCAAAGACACTCAGCAAATTTGTCCACTTAGGCTCGAAATTCCAATTTATCCTCATGCGCAACGGCAGAATTGCCTCAGGACCGCCGCCGCTCAGCAATTGGACCAACAGCAAGACCTTACCCCCTGTAGCCAAGCAAATGTTCCGGGATCAATGGCCGGAGTTGGAGAAGGAACTAAAAACTATGCAGCGAGGTGATCAATAA
- a CDS encoding (Fe-S)-binding protein — protein sequence MKISLFITCLGDTMFPDLGETMAKIFTRLGHTVDFPEGQFCCGQISFNSGYMDDTRTVARATIDAFENSEVVVAPSGSCIGMIHHNYPALFKDDPVYAKKAKDLIDKSYEFTQFVVNVLKTPDLGARYQAKVTYHPSCHATRLLGLRDEPMAILENIQGLEILPLPEAHLCCGFGGTFSIKMPKISEAMVAEKAEHVLASGADILTGLDMGCLMNISGYMEKHGRSIPAMHVIQLLGKGM from the coding sequence ATGAAAATCTCGCTCTTTATTACCTGCCTCGGGGACACCATGTTTCCGGATCTTGGTGAAACCATGGCCAAAATTTTCACCCGTTTAGGGCATACTGTAGACTTTCCTGAAGGGCAATTTTGCTGCGGCCAGATCTCCTTTAATTCCGGTTACATGGACGATACCCGCACAGTAGCCCGGGCGACCATTGATGCTTTCGAAAACAGTGAAGTCGTGGTAGCTCCCAGCGGCTCTTGTATCGGCATGATCCATCACAATTATCCCGCCTTATTTAAGGATGATCCTGTGTATGCCAAAAAAGCCAAAGACTTGATCGACAAAAGCTATGAGTTCACCCAATTCGTGGTCAATGTCCTTAAAACCCCGGATCTCGGTGCCCGTTATCAGGCTAAGGTCACCTATCATCCTTCCTGTCATGCCACCCGTCTTTTGGGGCTTCGTGATGAGCCTATGGCTATCCTGGAGAACATACAAGGCTTAGAGATACTCCCCTTGCCGGAAGCTCATCTCTGTTGCGGCTTTGGCGGCACTTTCTCCATTAAGATGCCCAAAATATCCGAGGCCATGGTCGCCGAAAAAGCTGAACATGTTTTGGCCTCCGGTGCCGATATTCTGACTGGATTGGATATGGGCTGCCTTATGAATATATCCGGCTATATGGAGAAGCACGGCCGCTCCATTCCGGCTATGCATGTCATTCAATTGCTCGGAAAGGGGATGTAA
- a CDS encoding alpha/beta-type small acid-soluble spore protein — protein MAGERSTNQPAVQGATQSLDQFKYEIANELGVQLGGDRTSRENGSVGGMMTKRMIQFAEENLKRGTRI, from the coding sequence ATGGCAGGAGAAAGAAGTACTAATCAACCAGCAGTTCAAGGTGCCACACAATCACTGGATCAATTCAAGTATGAGATCGCAAATGAACTCGGCGTTCAATTGGGCGGTGACCGCACCAGCCGTGAAAACGGATCTGTCGGCGGCATGATGACCAAACGCATGATTCAGTTTGCAGAAGAAAACCTCAAAAGAGGAACCCGCATCTAA
- a CDS encoding YbjN domain-containing protein, whose product MMLYEVLYNTLKKDCWKFDYDQKNELFRLEIRGINCDFVSFIIVDEEQESLLCNTHIKQKIPFAKRVEVCNFMNRINYELAIGNFEMDMDDGEIRFRTYLDSANSEPSQEQLINLIWNGAQTFDTYYPGFIKIVSEDYLAEEAVRVCSQDDES is encoded by the coding sequence ATGATGCTCTATGAAGTTCTGTATAATACCCTGAAGAAGGACTGTTGGAAATTTGACTATGATCAAAAGAACGAGTTGTTTCGCTTAGAAATTCGCGGTATTAACTGTGATTTCGTCTCTTTCATTATTGTCGATGAAGAGCAGGAATCTCTGCTTTGCAATACACATATCAAGCAGAAAATACCTTTTGCCAAGCGCGTAGAAGTCTGCAACTTCATGAATCGGATTAATTATGAACTTGCCATCGGCAATTTTGAAATGGATATGGATGATGGCGAAATTCGCTTTCGGACTTACCTGGATTCAGCCAATTCAGAGCCTTCCCAGGAACAGCTTATTAATCTAATCTGGAACGGTGCGCAAACCTTTGATACTTATTATCCTGGATTTATCAAAATCGTATCCGAAGACTATTTGGCTGAGGAAGCAGTACGGGTATGTTCCCAGGATGATGAGTCATAA
- a CDS encoding peptide chain release factor 3, with translation MSISLEKQIRFRKTFAIISHPDAGKTTLTEKLLLFGGAIHLAGNVKARKTQRYATSDWMELERQRGISITSSAMQFNYQGFVINILDTPGHQDFSEDTYRTLTAADSAVMLIDAAKGVETQTIKLFEVCRRRGIPIFTFINKMDREGKHPIDLMDEVEKVLGIEAYAMNWPIGGGADFKGIYDRQTGQVECFTDGLRKGHDDTRQTGHIDDPGIKEWIGEDLLQRLREEIELLDMAGNVFDQERVDRGEVTPVFFGSALNNFGVPNFLDSFLKLAPAPAPRQSNLGVLEPASQQFVGFVFKIQANMNAMHRDRIAFIRICSGRYERGMNVIHNRTHRKMRLAQPQQLFAQERTILDEAYAGDIIGVHDSGVLRIGDVLAEKDGIEFEAMPFFSPENFARVSIANALKRKQFIKGIQELQEEGAIHVFRDLNIGVEAPVIGVVGQLQFEVLEYRLRDEYGVEVQINNLPYEMVQWIPKDEEKIRILKESSMSMVVLDQDENYAVLLLDKWKANWLSERYGVEFYPQPLRE, from the coding sequence GTGAGCATATCCCTTGAAAAACAAATCCGTTTCCGGAAAACATTTGCTATTATCTCCCACCCTGATGCAGGGAAGACCACACTGACTGAAAAATTGCTGTTGTTTGGGGGAGCTATCCATCTGGCAGGGAATGTTAAGGCCAGAAAAACCCAACGCTATGCCACTTCAGACTGGATGGAACTGGAGCGGCAGAGGGGAATCTCGATTACCTCCAGCGCCATGCAGTTTAATTATCAGGGGTTTGTCATTAATATTCTGGATACTCCGGGTCACCAGGATTTCAGTGAAGATACCTATCGCACTTTAACCGCTGCCGACAGTGCCGTGATGCTGATCGATGCGGCGAAAGGTGTGGAGACACAAACCATTAAGCTCTTTGAAGTCTGCAGACGCAGGGGGATTCCCATTTTTACGTTCATTAACAAGATGGACCGGGAGGGCAAACACCCTATCGATCTGATGGATGAAGTGGAGAAAGTTTTAGGCATCGAAGCCTATGCCATGAATTGGCCCATCGGCGGCGGAGCTGATTTTAAAGGAATTTATGACCGGCAAACGGGTCAGGTGGAGTGTTTTACCGACGGGCTGCGCAAAGGCCATGATGATACACGGCAAACAGGTCATATTGATGATCCTGGGATCAAGGAATGGATCGGGGAGGATTTGCTGCAGCGCCTCCGGGAGGAAATCGAGCTTTTGGATATGGCCGGGAATGTCTTTGACCAGGAGCGAGTGGATCGGGGGGAAGTAACTCCCGTGTTCTTTGGGAGCGCTTTGAATAATTTTGGTGTACCCAATTTCCTGGATAGCTTCTTGAAATTAGCACCGGCTCCCGCACCGCGACAATCCAACCTGGGTGTTCTAGAGCCGGCAAGTCAACAATTCGTGGGCTTTGTCTTTAAGATTCAAGCCAATATGAACGCCATGCATCGGGACCGTATTGCTTTCATTCGCATCTGCTCGGGCAGATACGAACGGGGAATGAATGTCATTCATAATCGGACCCATCGCAAAATGAGGCTGGCTCAGCCTCAGCAGCTCTTTGCCCAGGAGCGGACCATTTTGGACGAGGCATATGCCGGAGATATCATTGGGGTTCATGACAGCGGAGTACTCCGCATCGGTGATGTTCTGGCGGAAAAGGATGGTATTGAATTTGAGGCTATGCCGTTTTTCAGTCCGGAAAACTTTGCCCGGGTCAGCATCGCCAATGCCTTGAAAAGAAAGCAATTTATCAAGGGAATACAGGAGCTTCAAGAAGAAGGGGCCATCCATGTTTTCCGGGATTTGAATATTGGGGTAGAGGCTCCCGTGATCGGAGTCGTGGGCCAACTGCAGTTTGAAGTCCTGGAATACCGTCTGCGGGATGAGTATGGAGTAGAGGTCCAAATCAACAATTTGCCTTACGAAATGGTTCAATGGATACCTAAGGACGAAGAAAAGATTCGTATTCTTAAGGAATCCAGCATGAGTATGGTGGTCTTGGATCAGGATGAAAATTATGCTGTCCTGCTTCTGGACAAATGGAAGGCTAATTGGTTAAGCGAGCGCTATGGGGTAGAGTTTTATCCGCAGCCGCTCAGGGAGTAA
- a CDS encoding DUF2628 domain-containing protein — protein sequence MEEQGKGFFKVYDGQELEKQELMSAYIGKNVDYYLHKWHKAAAPEKALSWNWAAFIFGAFWVGYRQMYAYLALLVGMMLAADLAYIYVLGWEPDMRITIGISLLMGVFGNALYYRHIRRKLAQLNEEGIEPEEIHRRAAADGGPNWRGILATCLLLFLYNFILGYLTSL from the coding sequence ATGGAGGAGCAGGGGAAGGGGTTCTTCAAGGTCTACGATGGCCAGGAGCTGGAAAAGCAGGAATTGATGAGTGCATATATAGGGAAAAATGTGGATTATTATCTGCACAAATGGCATAAGGCCGCTGCTCCGGAAAAGGCGCTTTCCTGGAATTGGGCTGCTTTCATTTTTGGTGCTTTTTGGGTTGGCTATCGCCAAATGTACGCCTACCTGGCTCTTTTGGTAGGGATGATGCTTGCTGCGGACTTGGCTTACATTTACGTCCTGGGATGGGAGCCCGATATGCGGATAACCATAGGGATATCCTTGCTCATGGGCGTCTTTGGCAATGCATTGTATTATCGTCACATTCGCCGGAAATTAGCCCAACTGAATGAAGAGGGCATTGAACCTGAAGAAATCCACAGGAGGGCGGCTGCGGACGGAGGCCCTAATTGGCGGGGGATTTTGGCTACATGTCTTCTGCTTTTTCTTTATAACTTTATTCTGGGCTATTTGACATCTTTATAG
- a CDS encoding C40 family peptidase has product MKKFINKLSVSILSLGFFATAFFAYPQTMAEPSTAQELAWAEEVALAPQSDTVESDLEAVRASRELAKADTDRRAATGAATGAATGEISRGSQSSSAPSQAPKSTASSSSATSVKKSSDTSKSTASAPKASVKASASSTTAKASTSSTTSKATAVINTAKKYIGVPYVWGGTTTSGFDCSGYTQYVFAQHGISLPRVSRDQYNVGTAVSYSNLKAGDLVFFSLDGDKVIDHVGIFLGNGQFINASSSKGVTIYTMGSYWQSHFIGAKRVF; this is encoded by the coding sequence ATGAAAAAATTTATCAATAAACTTTCCGTTTCTATTCTATCCTTGGGATTTTTCGCCACTGCCTTCTTTGCTTACCCCCAGACCATGGCAGAGCCCAGTACAGCTCAAGAGCTGGCTTGGGCTGAGGAAGTGGCCCTTGCTCCTCAAAGCGATACTGTCGAAAGCGATCTTGAAGCTGTCCGGGCCTCCAGAGAACTGGCCAAGGCCGACACCGACAGACGAGCCGCAACTGGAGCCGCAACTGGAGCCGCAACCGGTGAAATTTCCCGTGGCTCTCAGTCCAGCTCTGCACCCTCACAAGCCCCGAAAAGCACTGCTTCCAGCTCTTCTGCCACTTCTGTCAAGAAGTCTTCCGATACAAGTAAAAGTACCGCCAGCGCACCCAAAGCTTCCGTCAAAGCCAGCGCCTCCAGCACTACCGCCAAGGCCAGCACATCAAGCACTACCTCCAAAGCCACTGCCGTGATCAACACGGCCAAAAAATATATCGGAGTGCCTTATGTTTGGGGCGGCACCACGACCAGCGGCTTTGACTGCTCCGGATACACCCAATACGTCTTCGCTCAGCATGGCATTTCCTTACCACGGGTATCCCGTGATCAATATAATGTGGGCACAGCCGTTTCTTACAGCAACCTCAAGGCCGGAGACCTGGTCTTCTTCTCCTTGGATGGTGATAAAGTCATCGATCATGTGGGGATTTTCCTGGGAAATGGACAGTTCATTAATGCCTCAAGCTCAAAAGGAGTAACCATCTATACCATGGGTTCCTATTGGCAATCCCATTTCATTGGGGCAAAGCGCGTATTTTAG
- a CDS encoding ABC transporter ATP-binding protein — MNLFEIQNLNQHYGSFAVLRNLSFAISQGDMFGIIGPNGSGKSTLIRTISGLQPPSSGKVLLMDRPLSSHTSKELARQIAVLEQEGTPALPFTVEQIVSMGRYPWLKPFADLSSHDRAVVENILVKLNLGPKRSQKVSTLSGGQRQLVSLARAMAQEPRILILDEPTTYLDIGHQCLVMDHVRQWHDELGITVIMVLHDLNIAAQYCDRILLLDQGEIVTWGKKEDVLREETLTQVYKTDLVQVHHPKLGVPQFLLSGK; from the coding sequence ATGAACCTGTTCGAGATTCAGAACCTTAATCAACATTATGGCTCCTTTGCTGTGTTGCGGAACCTTTCCTTTGCCATCAGCCAGGGAGATATGTTTGGCATTATCGGCCCCAATGGCAGCGGTAAATCGACTCTGATCCGTACCATCAGCGGCCTTCAGCCTCCTAGTTCCGGTAAGGTTCTGTTGATGGACAGACCACTTTCCTCCCATACCTCAAAAGAGCTGGCCCGCCAAATTGCCGTTCTGGAGCAGGAGGGTACCCCTGCCCTGCCCTTTACCGTAGAGCAGATCGTATCCATGGGGCGCTATCCCTGGTTAAAACCCTTTGCCGACCTGAGCTCCCATGACAGGGCTGTGGTGGAGAACATACTCGTTAAACTCAATCTTGGGCCTAAACGCTCCCAAAAAGTCAGCACCCTAAGCGGCGGTCAGCGCCAACTGGTTTCTCTGGCCCGGGCTATGGCTCAAGAACCCCGGATACTCATCCTGGATGAACCCACCACCTATTTGGATATTGGCCACCAATGCTTAGTCATGGATCATGTCCGCCAGTGGCATGACGAGTTGGGCATCACTGTGATTATGGTCCTGCACGACTTAAATATAGCGGCTCAGTATTGCGACCGGATTCTCCTGCTCGATCAAGGGGAAATCGTTACCTGGGGTAAAAAAGAAGACGTGCTCCGGGAAGAAACGTTAACCCAGGTCTATAAAACGGATTTAGTTCAAGTTCATCATCCCAAATTAGGCGTACCGCAATTTCTCTTGAGCGGAAAATAA
- a CDS encoding FecCD family ABC transporter permease: MNSRTFPKSIPWILGLSLLLLLSVVICVMTGSVSLPFHLTWKIILNHLPFLSFDHSWSSAQESIVWNLRLPRVFLALIVGAMLATSGVAFQGILRNPLADPYILGVSSGAAIGAASAILFFRSFSFFGQSALPLFAFAGGLISLAFVFSLSRQHGQFERETLILAGVVVQALLSAFLSLLIAVSGEQMQQIIFWMMGSLANSSWQNVLILLPYFLLGLAYLLLQSRELNVIALGERAATHLGINVERKKIAILIVGSLLATAAVSMVGIIAFVGLIIPHLMRLLVGPDHRILLPVSTLAGAIFLLWSDTMARTLLQSQEIPIGAITAFVGAPFFAYLLKSGLRRG; encoded by the coding sequence ATGAATTCCCGAACTTTCCCCAAAAGCATACCCTGGATTTTGGGCTTATCCCTGCTCCTGCTTCTTTCCGTTGTCATCTGTGTGATGACCGGCTCCGTCTCCCTGCCTTTTCATCTGACCTGGAAGATCATTTTAAACCATCTGCCTTTTTTGAGCTTTGACCACAGCTGGTCCTCAGCCCAGGAATCCATCGTTTGGAATCTGCGCCTGCCCCGGGTCTTTTTAGCCCTCATCGTTGGGGCCATGCTGGCAACCTCGGGAGTGGCCTTTCAAGGGATTCTGCGCAATCCTTTGGCTGATCCCTATATCTTGGGGGTCTCTTCCGGAGCTGCCATTGGCGCCGCCTCCGCTATCCTTTTTTTTCGCAGCTTTTCTTTCTTCGGTCAATCGGCCCTGCCTCTCTTCGCCTTTGCCGGAGGGCTTATTTCTCTGGCCTTTGTCTTCTCTTTATCCAGACAGCATGGTCAGTTTGAGCGGGAAACCTTAATCCTGGCCGGTGTGGTAGTGCAGGCTTTGTTGAGCGCTTTTCTCTCTCTTCTGATTGCCGTTTCCGGCGAGCAGATGCAGCAGATTATTTTCTGGATGATGGGCAGTCTCGCCAACAGCAGCTGGCAGAATGTCCTGATCCTTCTCCCTTATTTTCTGCTCGGCTTGGCTTATCTTCTCTTGCAAAGCCGGGAGCTGAATGTCATCGCTTTAGGGGAAAGAGCAGCAACTCACCTGGGAATCAACGTGGAGCGCAAGAAAATTGCCATTCTCATCGTCGGTTCGTTATTGGCCACGGCCGCAGTCTCCATGGTGGGGATCATCGCCTTTGTCGGCCTGATCATTCCCCATCTCATGCGCCTCCTCGTGGGACCTGACCACCGAATCCTCTTGCCGGTGTCTACTTTAGCGGGAGCAATCTTCCTTTTGTGGTCGGATACCATGGCCAGAACCCTGCTCCAATCTCAGGAGATTCCCATCGGAGCGATTACAGCCTTTGTGGGCGCACCCTTTTTCGCATATCTGTTAAAAAGTGGTTTAAGGAGGGGTTAG